From a region of the Spirochaetota bacterium genome:
- a CDS encoding CoA-binding protein, producing the protein MERFFHPRSIVLFGASSNPSKGGNQVLQNFKQYMEKQQYGDLFIVHPREETVDGVPCYRSLDKVPPNANGTGRIDLAVIVLPVQEVMPAVRACVARDIRGILIESGNLSNDEKEAAAFAKEMLSLIRGKDIRVVGPNSIGFNVPDLRYCTPIKHYSEFLETRERNVSIVGQSGLFVTGFVEWFFDTTGHGQPFGVSNIAAIGNKLDVNECDLLEYYLHDSRTHAIGMYLEDIRDGSRFISLLKENRERHRKPVVLLKAGKSEKGKQAVSSHTGSLAGSYTAVEAVARQFGMILVETYDELFEMLSIVCQYPVMQSNRVGVISVSGSGCVLSSDFAEKFAMELPELDEATLARLRPLFPDWAPIHNPIDTWASVEKVGPRESFNRILEIFLESGLYDSIVLMTISSPFTNLDWQYLSEMQRRYRDIPLVVHFFGGQSIIEHTALAKEYRIPVIGSFDRIFKLLDLAWDFSRRISRRAAAGTAP; encoded by the coding sequence ATGGAACGTTTCTTTCATCCCCGGTCAATTGTCCTCTTCGGCGCGAGCTCCAACCCGAGCAAAGGCGGCAACCAGGTGTTGCAGAACTTCAAGCAATACATGGAAAAGCAACAATACGGGGACCTGTTCATCGTCCATCCCCGCGAGGAGACCGTTGACGGAGTCCCCTGTTACCGGAGCCTTGACAAGGTGCCTCCCAATGCCAACGGTACCGGGCGGATAGACCTCGCGGTCATTGTCCTGCCCGTGCAGGAGGTGATGCCGGCGGTCCGCGCCTGCGTCGCCCGCGATATCCGCGGCATTTTGATAGAATCGGGAAATCTCTCCAATGACGAAAAGGAGGCGGCGGCTTTCGCGAAGGAAATGCTGTCGCTGATCCGGGGTAAAGACATCCGCGTCGTGGGGCCCAACTCGATCGGCTTCAACGTCCCGGATCTGCGCTACTGCACGCCCATCAAGCACTACAGCGAGTTCCTGGAAACGCGGGAGCGCAACGTGTCCATCGTCGGCCAGTCGGGGCTTTTCGTCACCGGCTTCGTGGAGTGGTTTTTCGACACCACCGGCCATGGTCAGCCCTTCGGGGTGTCGAACATCGCCGCTATCGGCAACAAGCTGGACGTGAACGAGTGCGACCTCCTCGAGTATTACCTACATGATTCGAGGACACACGCCATCGGGATGTACCTGGAGGACATCCGCGACGGCAGCCGCTTCATATCCCTTTTAAAAGAGAACCGCGAGCGGCACCGCAAGCCCGTGGTGCTGCTGAAGGCGGGAAAGAGCGAGAAGGGGAAGCAGGCGGTGTCATCCCACACCGGGTCCCTGGCGGGAAGCTACACCGCGGTGGAGGCCGTGGCCAGGCAGTTCGGCATGATCCTGGTGGAAACCTACGACGAGCTCTTTGAGATGCTTTCCATCGTCTGCCAGTATCCTGTGATGCAATCGAACAGGGTAGGCGTGATATCCGTATCAGGTTCCGGGTGCGTGCTGTCGTCGGATTTCGCAGAGAAATTCGCCATGGAGCTGCCGGAGCTGGATGAGGCTACCCTTGCCAGGCTCAGGCCCCTGTTCCCGGACTGGGCGCCCATCCACAATCCCATCGACACCTGGGCGTCGGTCGAGAAGGTGGGGCCCCGGGAAAGCTTTAACAGAATCCTGGAGATATTCCTGGAATCCGGCCTGTACGATTCCATCGTCCTGATGACCATCAGCTCCCCCTTCACGAACTTAGACTGGCAATACCTGAGCGAGATGCAGCGGCGTTATCGGGATATTCCGCTGGTGGTTCACTTTTTTGGCGGGCAGTCCATCATCGAGCACACGGCCCTGGCCAAGGAGTACCGGATACCGGTCATAGGGAGCTTTGACCGCATTTTCAAGCTTCTCGATCTGGCCTGGGATTTTTCCAGGAGGATT